The following coding sequences lie in one Streptomyces sp. NBC_00510 genomic window:
- a CDS encoding GNAT family N-acetyltransferase, translated as MRWPNAAAPPGVAEAVRCRDSLDRNRIMSLEVAVVREADDEMVEAFTRLLPQLSRSAAPLTHETLRRLLAAEANTVLVARVDGRVVGTLTLVLFPLPTGMRAWIEDVVVDEAARGYGVGAALTEEAVRLADAAGARTVDLTSRPSRQAANRLYERLGFEVRDSRVFRYTLQH; from the coding sequence GTGCGGTGGCCAAACGCGGCCGCACCGCCGGGCGTCGCTGAGGCCGTCCGGTGCCGTGACAGCCTGGATAGGAACCGGATCATGAGCCTTGAGGTTGCGGTCGTCCGCGAGGCGGACGACGAGATGGTCGAGGCGTTCACCCGCCTGCTGCCCCAACTGTCCCGCAGCGCCGCCCCGCTGACCCACGAGACGCTGCGACGGCTCCTGGCCGCCGAGGCGAACACCGTGCTGGTGGCGCGGGTCGACGGCCGCGTCGTCGGGACGCTCACGCTGGTCCTGTTCCCCCTGCCGACCGGGATGCGGGCCTGGATCGAGGACGTGGTGGTCGATGAGGCCGCCCGCGGTTACGGCGTCGGGGCCGCCCTCACCGAGGAGGCGGTACGCCTGGCCGACGCGGCGGGAGCCCGCACGGTGGATCTCACCTCGCGCCCCTCGCGGCAGGCGGCGAACCGGCTGTACGAGCGGCTCGGCTTCGAGGTACGGGACTCCCGCGTCTTCCGCTACACCCTGCAGCACTAG